Genomic DNA from Candidatus Poribacteria bacterium:
GATCCGATGAAACCTGTCGATGATCTCTCTTACCCTTCGCAGATGGATACACACCGTTTTCGAGAACGCCTAAAAATGCTTAAGGCGATTGAGGAAGACTTTATCTCGAAACGGACGGGACGCAGCACAGAGGCGCATGAAGCGATTTACAAAAAGGCGGATCAACTCATTAACTCTCCGAAAATAGATGCGTTTCATCTCAACGAAGAACCGATGGCTGTCCGCGAGGCTTATGGGATGAATAAATTCGGTCAAGGCTGCTTGATGGCGCGTCGGCTTATAGAGGCTGGGGTCAAATTTGTTGAGGTATCACTGGACGGATGGGATACGCATGAAAACAACTTTGGGCGGGCGAAAGAACTCCTTGCTCTGGTAGATCCGGCGTTCGCAATGCTCCTGAAGGACTTGGCTGAACGGGATCTCCTTGAAGAGACGATTGTGCTATGGCTCGGTGAATTTGGTCGCACCCCAAAGATTAACAATAGAGATGGACGTGACCATCATACCACGGGGTGGTCGGCTGTCGTCGCCGGAGGGGGGACCCGCGGTGGGCAGGTAATCGGAATGACAAATGAAGATGGAACTCAGGTTGCCAGCGGTGCAGTCAGGGTCCCAGATTTATTCGCATCGCTCTGCTTCGCGCTGGGGATCGATGCTGATAGAGAAAATTATTCTCGCTCCGGACGACCAATCCGAGTCGTTGATGATGGTTCGGTAATAGAGGAGTTGTTCAAAGTTTTGTAGTGCTGTGTCAAGTTGAGTTTGATAGTATTGTCAGTTGGGTTGAAGGGATTTTCCCTGTAGGGGCAGTCCCTTGTGACACAGCAGTAGCTTAGTAGTTGTGAGTGGCGATGTGCCGCGCAATAAGTGTTGAGTCGGCAGAATATTAGAGGCGAAACCCAAGCCCGTAATGTAATGGAGGGCGACTCGAGAGAAAAGCACATCCAAGTCTGAGTTCACGTCTTTTAGCCGCAAGGAATAATTAAAAGATGAGAGTGATTGCTGGCACATTCAGAGGTAGACGCTTGGCGACTCCGAAAGGAAATTGTCTCGTCCGTCCTACTGCTGATCGGGTTAAAGAATCGGTTTTTAGTATTCTGCAGGAACAAATAGTAGATGCAAATTTCCTGGACCTGTGTGCCGGTACCGGGAATATGGGAATTGAGGCGTTGAGCCGCGGTGCGAAACATGTCACGTTTTTGGAGCGCGACCGGCGGTGCATCGAGATTATCGAACGAAACCTCCACACATGTGGTCTGCTGACTGAATCCCATGCGCGGTATCATCTGCTCCGTCGCGATGTTATGAAAGGGATTGCATACCTCTGTAAGCGATCCACGACGTTTGAAATTATCTATTTTGATCCCCCGTATGGTGCTGATTTAGCAGGGGGATTGCAATTGTATAAGACCTGTTTACCACTGCTTGCCGAAAGTTCGCTGCTCTGTATTGATGGCATTCTGCTTGTTGAGCATGCAAAGCAGTGTGTTGTGCCAGATGGCGTCGGGAATTTGAGGCGGAGTCGGCACGCGCGTTACGGGGATACAGTTGTATCGTTTTATGAAAAGAATCTTTAGGTATTAAGCAATATAAGGCATCTTATGCTTTAGAGACTGGTGAGAAATATGAAAATTTTGAATCTTCAGTCCGGAACGCCCTTTCAAATGGGTAAAGGTAAGAACTGGCGTGTTGTCCATCCGGATATGGGGTCCAAACAATTGACCTTAAATCATGGGGTTCACGCCCCCGGTCAAGAGTTTACGCAGCATTATCACGATGCATCGGAAGACGCGATTGTCGTTTTAGAAGGTGGTGGTGCTATCCGTCAAGGAGCGGTCTACACACCAATCACTGCGGGCGATGTTATCTTTGTGCCGGCAGGCGAGGTACATGGAACGGTGAATACGACACCGAACATGGCGCGTTTAATTAGTTTCCAAGCTCCGCCAGATATGGCACTCTACCGGGGTGAACGAGATACGCCGGATGCTGCCCCCACACCTCAAGCTGGGCATCGAAGTAACGTCCAAGTCATTAATATGACGCGCAGTGGTCCTGTTTTTGGAAAATCCACCGACTGGCGAAATGTGGTCTCCCCGCAAAAAGGTTCTGTACATCTTTCCTTAGATTATATCTATCTCAACAAAGGGGAAAACTTTGTGCATGAACCGATAGACAGCGAGTCAATTTATGTGTTGCGCGATGGATGTGCTGAAGTGACAACAGATACGGGAGAGACGAATGCTTTGGAACAGCATGATGTCCTTTTCCTCGCCCCTGGAGACACGTTTTCACTTTCTCAAGTGGGGGATGAACCCTCAGCGATCATATCTTGTTGGGCAGTTGCCGCTTCCGGAAGTTAATGGCTTTCAACAGAATAGCCATCGGCTGTCGGCTTTCAGTAAAGACGCAAGCGTTTCTTTCTTTGCCGACTGCTGCAAGGATTTTCGCAGGAAATCCGGCCTGACGACTGACAGCCACTATAAAAAAGGAAATTGATGGATGAGATCAGATGAGATAACAGTATCACGGCAGGGTAACCTTGCCGTGATAAACCACGCGCAATTTGAGATTAAGTTTAACCTTTCAAAAGGAACATGGGATTATGTTGATGGAAACGACGACACAATTATCCGAGATGGTTGTACGCAGATAACCCTTGACGATGGGAGTGTCGTCAAGACTGAGGACGCTGGTACTCGCGAATTTATCACGGAACTTCCGAAAACCGACGCTTTCGGTACTTATCACCAAATTCGCTTCTCACATGAGGCGACAGGTAAGGGAGTGCGGATAAACACCTACCTCAATTGTTATACCGCACACCCCGCGATACACCTTAAGGTTGGTATTGAAAACCTAAAATCGGAACCGCTTCGACTCGATAGTGTAACAGTGCTCGGGATTTCATCTAACCGTGGTGGTGTGTTACTGGGTGGGCTTCCAGCGGATTGCCATCTCTTTATTAACACGCCACCTGTTTCTCCCGGTGTCAGTAGAAAACTTTATGAGGGGTTTTTACTCAATGAAACCGACGCTATGCATCCGAGCAATGATGGTGTGCTTTGCGATACAAAAGGCGGAAAAGCAATTGTCTTCGGTTTCCTGACAACTGAGAAGTGGTGGCCCCGAATTCAAGTGGGTTGTCATAGAAATGGTGGGCGCGGCTCGCGCGGGCAGGGCAAGGGGTCATCCGCGTCCGGTGTTAATCCGTGGGCACTTTATCATGAGTGTCGGCAGCAGTGCAATTCCGGTGAAGAAATCACCTCCGAAACTGCTTACGTTAACTTTGCAGATGAGGCATCTGCAGCCTATAAACATTATACGTCGCTGATAGCCGCACAGAGCATCGCGTATGAGGACGATCGTGTTCAAAAGCAGACACCCTTCGAATACAGCGCACCCGCTACTGTGTGGACACTTTTCGATACAGAAGGATCAATTGATGCAAATGCTATCTTAACCCAAATAGACGCTCTTGCCGAGAGTCCGATGTTTCAGCCGAACTGTCCGGGCGGCATTGATACTATTCAATTGAATGCAGTCTCGGAATCAGAATTGGAGATTTTTCCGCGAGGTTCAGGGACCTCGGTATCGCAATATCGTGAGGAAATGAAACGGATTACCCGTCATATCCGAGCAAAGGGTTTCAAAGCGGGTATCCGGTTCAATCCGTTCTGTGCAGTCCTTGATTCGGCACTTGTCCGAAACCATCCAGACTATTGTATACGAGAGCAGACGACATCCCGTCGTGGAAAAAAATATTCGCGTAGTCATTCTTCGCGTAACGGCTACAAACCTGCCTCCGTTCATCTACCAGAGAATGGTAAAGAGGTCGCACTCTTGGATGTTTCGCACCCAGAGGTGCAGTCCCGTATTCGTGAACAGATGAAACAGATCGTTGGCGAATGTGGATATTCCTTCATCTACGCTGACTTTACAGCTTATACGATGGGACTTACGAACGCTTCACACAACATGCGCTGGCATGATCGCAGCCTGACCTCACTCGAGCTGTATCGTCTCGCTGGGAAATTGCTCAGGGAGGCGATTGATGAAGCACAGTCGGAGAGCGTACTTCTAAAGGATGATGTTCTGCTGGCAGGATACAATACTGTCCCCGGTTCGTGCATTGGTAGTATTGATGTTAATACCCCACTCCTCAGTCCTACCCTGTCTACAACGGGTGGGGCTTCCAATCGTCCAAGTGACGCGTGGCATCATCAACGTGGTACAAAGCATCGTTTGAGCAGATATGCAGCGCATCTGAGGGAACATAACGTTCTCTGGGGACACATCTTTGGTGAGATTGCCATTAATGAACCGCGTCCGATCAACGAGGCAATTGTGGAAATGACAGCCGCTGCATTGAGTGGTGGGACAGTCTTGTGCGCAGACCAATTTCCGACACTGACTCCGTTACGTGCGGGTTACTTGGCAAAAATCTTTCCACTCATAGGTAAGGCTGCTACGCCTGTAGACCTTTACGATGAACCTTTCCCCAAAATATGGTATCTACCCGTGTCAACACCTCGTGAATCCTGGCATCTCGCCGCAGTTTTCAACTGGGACGACACCGAGGACGACGCCTATTTTGAACTGGAGACACTTGGGTTACCCAAATCTAAGGAATTCCTCGTCCACGACTTCTGGATGCGCCAATATCTTGGAAAGGTTTCGGACAGTGTAACCTTGTTGAATATTCCACCCCGTTCTGCTAAACTGCTCTGTTTCCGTGAAGAACAGGACGTGCCACAGTTCCTCGCCACGGATATGCACTATACACAAGGTGGTGTTGAGATTCTATCTGCTGGTTGGGATAGGCACAG
This window encodes:
- a CDS encoding alpha-galactosidase, with amino-acid sequence MRSDEITVSRQGNLAVINHAQFEIKFNLSKGTWDYVDGNDDTIIRDGCTQITLDDGSVVKTEDAGTREFITELPKTDAFGTYHQIRFSHEATGKGVRINTYLNCYTAHPAIHLKVGIENLKSEPLRLDSVTVLGISSNRGGVLLGGLPADCHLFINTPPVSPGVSRKLYEGFLLNETDAMHPSNDGVLCDTKGGKAIVFGFLTTEKWWPRIQVGCHRNGGRGSRGQGKGSSASGVNPWALYHECRQQCNSGEEITSETAYVNFADEASAAYKHYTSLIAAQSIAYEDDRVQKQTPFEYSAPATVWTLFDTEGSIDANAILTQIDALAESPMFQPNCPGGIDTIQLNAVSESELEIFPRGSGTSVSQYREEMKRITRHIRAKGFKAGIRFNPFCAVLDSALVRNHPDYCIREQTTSRRGKKYSRSHSSRNGYKPASVHLPENGKEVALLDVSHPEVQSRIREQMKQIVGECGYSFIYADFTAYTMGLTNASHNMRWHDRSLTSLELYRLAGKLLREAIDEAQSESVLLKDDVLLAGYNTVPGSCIGSIDVNTPLLSPTLSTTGGASNRPSDAWHHQRGTKHRLSRYAAHLREHNVLWGHIFGEIAINEPRPINEAIVEMTAAALSGGTVLCADQFPTLTPLRAGYLAKIFPLIGKAATPVDLYDEPFPKIWYLPVSTPRESWHLAAVFNWDDTEDDAYFELETLGLPKSKEFLVHDFWMRQYLGKVSDSVTLLNIPPRSAKLLCFREEQDVPQFLATDMHYTQGGVEILSAGWDRHSQSYMIVCKPLRQAEGTCFIHVPDGYLPVSVATYGGDYQYNWDKPICKLTFTGTQPDQLVQASVHFAKTSGGNL
- a CDS encoding cupin domain-containing protein, with amino-acid sequence MKILNLQSGTPFQMGKGKNWRVVHPDMGSKQLTLNHGVHAPGQEFTQHYHDASEDAIVVLEGGGAIRQGAVYTPITAGDVIFVPAGEVHGTVNTTPNMARLISFQAPPDMALYRGERDTPDAAPTPQAGHRSNVQVINMTRSGPVFGKSTDWRNVVSPQKGSVHLSLDYIYLNKGENFVHEPIDSESIYVLRDGCAEVTTDTGETNALEQHDVLFLAPGDTFSLSQVGDEPSAIISCWAVAASGS
- the rsmD gene encoding 16S rRNA (guanine(966)-N(2))-methyltransferase RsmD → MRVIAGTFRGRRLATPKGNCLVRPTADRVKESVFSILQEQIVDANFLDLCAGTGNMGIEALSRGAKHVTFLERDRRCIEIIERNLHTCGLLTESHARYHLLRRDVMKGIAYLCKRSTTFEIIYFDPPYGADLAGGLQLYKTCLPLLAESSLLCIDGILLVEHAKQCVVPDGVGNLRRSRHARYGDTVVSFYEKNL
- a CDS encoding DUF1501 domain-containing protein, which codes for MDAELWVPEYDTPELWHKEISRRCFVKGGISSFLGLVAMQHFSLNSLAQLEGVLPRAKHCIVLFMSGGASQLDTFDPKPGTKNGGPFAAIPTSVEGIEVSEHLPRVAEQAHHLSIIRSMVSREGNHERARYLLHTGYAPGGAVRHPTLGSLTSYYLEETLSDLPGCVNINSPTYAGSFLGATHDPFVVKDPMKPVDDLSYPSQMDTHRFRERLKMLKAIEEDFISKRTGRSTEAHEAIYKKADQLINSPKIDAFHLNEEPMAVREAYGMNKFGQGCLMARRLIEAGVKFVEVSLDGWDTHENNFGRAKELLALVDPAFAMLLKDLAERDLLEETIVLWLGEFGRTPKINNRDGRDHHTTGWSAVVAGGGTRGGQVIGMTNEDGTQVASGAVRVPDLFASLCFALGIDADRENYSRSGRPIRVVDDGSVIEELFKVL